The Macadamia integrifolia cultivar HAES 741 chromosome 4, SCU_Mint_v3, whole genome shotgun sequence genome contains the following window.
CCATACTCTTAGTCCTACTAAAGTCCTAGACCTGAAAAGAACCCCTTTTTATATCCTCCTCTTAAAAAAACGTCTGCAACACTCCGAAGTTCTAACCCTTTGTCCTTCGACCAATTCTTTTCACCTTTTTATCTTTCTGGTAGTCAGTAGACAATCACTACTGGGTTTATCAGTTTATGTCCTTTTTTTTAGTCTCTCTTTTTAAACTTCGAAGGCAAAATGGTTAACAAATAACACTTTTGTGTGCATCATCACCCTCACAACCTGCCATTAAACTTCAGAGACTATAGTGTTTAAGGGGAAGAAACTTAAGCAGGAGCTAAAAACTGAAGTGCCCACTTCACTGGTTCTCTCATTTTCATGGTCGTTGCTTTGTTTCTAGCTCAACCAAATCATGGAAGAAACTGAAGACTCTAAATCTAGCAAAACCTGCAGTTCCGAGCCTTGGAGTTGCAGAGGGAGGACTCAACCTCATCAGCGTCGGCATCCACTTCCTCTGCTTCCTCATTCGTTTCATAACGTATTTGGTTACCATGACCACCGGTTCCAAAAGTCTCCAGCCCTTCTTCCTTTACCTCCTCCGATACATCTGCAACTACCTGTAATTTCACCTCCAATCCAAACCCAGAAGTTTAGATCAAAAACCCATATGCAGCACACTGCATGGAAGCAGAAAAAGCCTACCCGCACCAGCTCTGCGGATACCCAGGTCTCAGCATCTACTGTTTCACAAGGTAAGTATTCGTCTTCTATTCCTTCCCACCCTCTTGCTTCCTCTGTTCTTCAACATTTTTTAATTCCCTGTGACTGTTCATCTCAAGTTACTGGTATGAGTTTGTACATTAACGGTTACAGAACTAGAACTctttttcaatggaaaaaacACATGCCGGAATCTTCTGATGTTGGCACAAGAACTTAAACAGAAATGgagatatcttttttttttttttttggttcatcaCAAAATACTTCCTGAATAGTTCCTTGTGTTCTATATCCACGATAGGATCGACTCTCTCTGAAAcgtttcctctttttttttggctggtTTAGCAGTAGAAGAGGGTCTTCAACAGAAACAAAGCATGCCAACCAGAGGAGAAGATAAAAGAGGAGAAACTGCTCAGCAGGCGCTCGTAGCACCGAAAAGACCAGACTCTGGTGGCATAGAAGGTTCTTTGATCCCCCTCCTTGCTAACCATTTTCTCGTCCAATTTGATTCCTCCCAAAAGATTTTCCATTATGATGTCGAGATCTCTCCACAACCTTCCAAGGAAGTCGCGAGGATGATCAAGCAGAAATTTGTACAGGACCACTCAGCTGCATTCTCCAATGTTCAAACAGCCTTTGATGGCAGAAAGAACCTCTATAGCCCTGTGGAATTCCAAAACGACAAGCTTGAATTCTACATTAGCCTCCCAATCCCCATGGCGAAATCCATTTGGCCGTCTCAGGGAACCAGTGATAGAACAGAGAACCACCATGAACTTAAACTTTTCAGAGTAAACATTAGGCTTGTTTCAAAGTTGGATGGGAGGGAATTGAGCTGCTACCTGAACAAGGAGGGTGATGACTGGGCTCCTCTTCCCCAGGAATATCTCCATTCATTGGATATTGTCCTCCGGCAGGGCCCAATTGAGAAATGCATACCAGTTGGTAGGTCCCTGTATTCAAGTTCAATGGGTGGAAGTAAAGATATTGGAGGAGGAGCAGTTGGGTTAAGAGGGTTCTTCCAGAGCCTTAGACCAACTCAACAGGGTCTGGCCCTCAATGTGGATTTCTCTGTGACAGCTTTTCATGAGAGTATTGGCATAATCCAGTATTTGCAGAAGCGGCTTGAGTCCCTAAAAGATCTTTCTCAGAGGAAAACTAGAGGTTTGGtgggggaagagaaaaaagacGTAGAGAAGGCCTTGAAGAATATTAGAGTATTTGTATGCCATAGAGAAACTAATCAGAGGTATCGAGTGCATAGCTTAACTAACGAAGCAACCGAGAATCTCTGGTTTAAGGACAGGGGTGGGAAGGATTTGAGATTGGTTGATTACTTCAAGGATTACTACAACCTTGATATACAGTTTAGGAACTTGCCATGCTTGCAGATTAGCCGGAGCAAACCATGTTATCTCCCTATGGAGCTCTGTGTGGTGTGTGAAGGTCAGAAATATCTTGGGAAGCTCTCTGATGATCAGACAGCAAGAATCCTTAAGATGGGATGCCAGAGACCTAAGGAACGAAAAGCCATTATTGATGGAGTCATGGGAGGAACATTTGGACCAACAAGGTAACTAGACAAATTTCTCAAATGGGTTTTACCTaattttgatctctttttggccTAAATATTCCATGACTGTTCCTGTATgatccctcccccctttcccAACTATAAAAGAATTCAATTCTCGTGATTTCTTAGGATCTACTGAGTTGCTGAATAAcaagctttctttttttatattgaCAGCAGTGAGCATGGAAGAGAATTCAAGCTCCATGTTTCAAGAGAAATGACCAGATTGAATGGCAGAGTACTTCAACCGCCCAAGCTGAAGCTTGGGGACAGTGGCAATGTAACAAATCTAGTTCCTTCCCGCCATGACAGGCAGTGGAACCTTCTTGATAGCCATGTCTTTGAAGGTACTCGAATAGAAAGGTGGGCATTAATAAGTTTCGGGGGCACTCCTGATCAGAGGTCTAATATTCCAAGATTCATAGACCAACTATCTCAAAGATGTGAGCAATTGGGTATCTTTCTTAATAAGAATACTCTTATTAGGCCCCAGTTTGAACCAATCCAAGTTCTCAACAATGTCGCTTTGTTGGAATCCAAGCTCAAAAAGATCCACAGAGCTTCATCAAGGAACCTCCAATTGCTAATATGTGTAATGGAGAGAAAGCACAAAGGGTATGCAGATTTGAAACGAATTGCTGAGACTGGTGTTGGGGTTGTGACTCAATGTTGCTTGTACCCTAATCTAGCTAAGCTGGGCTCCCAGTTTCTAGCAAACTTAGCTCTTAAAATCAATGCCAAGATTGGGGGCTGTACAGTGGCTTTATACAATTCATTACCTTCCCAAGTACCAAGGCTCTTTGAGGATGATGATCCTGCAATCTTCATGGGTGCTGATGTTACCCACCCACACCCACTTGATGATTCCAGCCCCTCCATTGCAGCAGTTGTGGGTACCATGAACTGGCCTGCGGCAAACAAGTACATATCAAGGATGAGATCACAAACCCATCGACAAGAAATCATTGAGGATCTTGGTGATATGGTGGCAGAATTACTGGAAGATTTCTACCAGGAAGTGAACAATAAGCTACCCAAGAGAATTATCTTCTTCAGAGATGGGGTGAGTGAGACCCAGTTCTACAAGGTTCTTCAAGAGGAGTTAAAGGCCATAAGAGTGGCTTGTTCTAGGTTCCCTAGTTACAAGCCTTCCATTACTTTCATGGTAGTTCAGAAGAGGCACCACACAAGGCTCTTCCCATACAAAAGTGACCCATCTTTAACTGGAGGCAACGTCTTGGATGAGAACATACCACCAGGGACTGTTGTGGATACCATTGTTACTCACCCAAGGGAGTTTGATTTCTACCTTTGTAGCCATTGGGGGGTGAAGGGTACAAGCAGGCCAACCCATTACCATGTCTTGTGGGATGAGAACAAGTTCACTTCTGATGAACTACAAAAGCTAGTTCATAATCTCTGCTACACTTTCGTAAGGTGCACCAAACCAGTTTCTCTGGTTCCTCCAGCTTATTATGCCCACCTTGCTGCCTACAGAGGTAGGCTTTACCTTGAGAGATCAGACTTACCATTATTTGCTAGAACCACTGCTGCACTCTCCAGATCTGCCCCTCCCAAGGCAACTCCTTTGCCAAAACTAAATGATAACCTTAGGAAGCTCATGTTCTACTGCTGATTTATACTTCTTTAGATATCATCCTGAGAGGCTCTTTGTTTCTGTTTTCTGAATACTTTTATAAATTAACAGTGAAGATTATACAGAATACTAAGTTcagtgttcattttcttttgtatatATGTATGGGAAAGAAATAGTGACTATAAGAGAGATTGTTGTGTTGTATTTCAACTCTTGACTACTTCTATTGTTGCATGGAGGAAATGTTAGGAAATAACAATGCCGTAGAACAGCAATTgacaaaagaaagatgaaaaagaaatcACCCACACAAAACACACAGATTTACGTGGTTTATCCAAGATGGGTTGCATTCAAGCAATAACCAAAGCTTTCATTGTTTGgatgaagaaattacaaaaccctaaatctatCACCTCTGTTAAAATTACCTCAATATAAACAATtaccaaaaatgggatcccttcCCTAATCCCTGGCCCCACTGTCCATCAATGCTGAGAAGAATCAACAATTACTTCTTAGATTAAATTGAGATCTAACTTCACCAACCAATGACAAAAGTTGCAAGCAAGAGATTAAGAGCACTGTCGTTTTTAATAATAGTCGGGCAAAAAAGCCTTAAACTAAGGTTCCTGACGTAGTAGCTTTTAGTAAATCGTACTGGGTTAGTGGAGGACGAAAAAGATCTTACAAGCAATAAAAAGTAGTTCAATATGAAAATCTATATAGTTCTGCAATTTAGAGGTCAATGAGTATTTGGGGAACATAAATCGATGGAGGAGGAGATCTCTTAGTCTGTGTAAAGAGGATCCGTTCATATTTCTTTTTAGTTGCAGTATtgcccttcctttctctccaatCTCCATGCATGCAATCAGGGCAATTGGGCAAGGCAGGCAGGCTCGGCTGGCTAGCCTGGCTAGGCATTTTATAAAGTTAAAAACTTTTTCAGTCATTTAAAAGCCTATAGTGGTGAAACCCACTAGGCCACTAGTACAGTGTAGAGCTTGAAGAAGAGTggagagtttttttttggtaatgagaaGAGTGGAGAGTAGTAACAACCCAGTATAGCTCTTACCTTTACCTCCAAGGCTGCAGGCCTGCAGACGGTGGAGTATGGACGGGGAAGAAAGTAAAGACAAAGGAGAGAAGTAGCAGTGTAGAGGGTACTGTAACGTAGGAGCCAGGAGGGAAGGAAACAAAAGTAAAGACTATAGAAAGGATGGGATTTGCAGAAAATGATACAGTAAAGCTGACTCTGGATTATCccttttgtctctctctctctctccctctttctttctctctctctctctctctctctctctctccatagcAACAGCGATAGACGATAATTACTTATCACTGTATGAAGCATTAAAGCACAGAATCTGGGCAGGGTCCAAGTACAGTGGGGGTTAGAGACAGAGTCACTCAGGACTGATTTTGGGTCCATCGGTTTCCAATCAAGGACCATCTCATTCTCAGGAATCAAATGGTTAGCCTTTGTCCTCTAATATGGGACCCACCCACGTGGCCATATATCCTTACATTTTATTCTTTCAAGGACTCGCTGTCTCTAGCCTGTACTGACTACTGTATGGACTGTAAATGCTCCAAAGACGCTTCATTATGCAATATGTACAAaaactcactcactctctctctctctctctctctctctctctctctctctctctaaaatgcTCAGAGCatagaagaaagaggagggggggggggggggggcgtctctctctccctctaccTCTATCTCTACGTCTCTTGGTCTTTTTGTCTCGTTTTACTTCCATCTATTCTAACCACTTACcaatcttttttctctttttgcgCTAAACTTTTTCTATACACTATAAGGGGTGCAAGttcatagttagtaagttcagGATCGGTAACAAAATGAGATGGATACTTGTAGTAATTAAATGGATCAGATAGTAATAATATTCTTCAAAAATTCAATGTTATAAAATTTATATGGCAATGCTATGATACGTGTTTAATACGATTGCTCTATAAGTgaaaatatagatatatatttaCCATGAAATATATATGTACTTCGGATTTTGAGTCAGaaaaagaacttaaaaaaaCCTCTTTATGATTCGTTGAAATAAATATGAGGGCAAATAAGCATATAAGgactattcttcttttttttaaataaataaacatttttttaaaataaaaaatgctggCAAAATCAGTAATATGAAAAAATTACTTGTTTAAATCATCATACCTTAAtaaacatgtatttttttttcatatccgAACACAAGACCCATCTCTCTGGGTCCTTTGATTTAGTTCTGTTTCGCTACATCAAAAGGAGGTGGTAATTCTCTACCTGATTTCTTGGCCCCTGGTGCTACAAAGCTCAGGCTTCATCATGTATGGTGGTTACATCCACCACCCTTTCTTGTAAATCCATACCATGTTGATGCCAGGAGGTTCTCTCAGGCATCTTTCTTTCAATAAAGTTTTGTTCtgaccaaaaaacaaaaaaaaaaattatatataaaaaatacagATTTAGCAACTAAATGTTCGGTTACAATAAAAATACATATTTCATGCATATATTTACTAACTTATGGCCCGTCTGCCTGAATCAGCCCAAAATTCCCCCGGGAAACTCAGGGTTTAGATCAAGCTTTTTAGCCCATGGACTGAGCTAGGGATAGAGATATAAGAGTTGATGTTGCATCGGGCTTGTGGCCTTGCTCTGAGCCCATCCCAGCACTGCATATACATTCCAACAGTGGGAATTATTTCCCCCGCACTCCCATGGtacttacacacacacacacactctccctctctctctcttaacgcACAGTATCTGTTATCCCTAAAGCCGATATCGGATTGAAATAGATTGATATTAGATTGCTCATATCAGGCAGAAATACCTTTAATTTCCAAGAGAATagattttttaactttttaccCTTGATCAGTACCGTACAACCAATATGTTATCAGCCAAATATTGAGTTCGTAGACCTGCCAAACCGATATGGATCACCCAATATAGACAATACTCATACTAAGAACCATGCTTTCTCTACTCCTGACATTTCCTATCATTCCTAACCTTGAGTGCCCAATATCAATTCATTCATGCTAATTGGCGTCGCATGAGAGATCCCCCCCCTTCCCACCACAGGTAGTGCGAGGATTGAGGAACCCTTGTCcacattatattatataaatatgtTGGGAGAAAAAACTCAACTTGTCTAGCGTTTCCCTCACCCAGACACAACAGGGTATGAAAAGACAGCTGCTCCGTGCATTGGATGATTTCATACCCAACTGTGTCTGATCATAGAGCATTTGGGCAGGCAGCATTCTCTTGCTCAAATATGTAATAACCCATCAGCTAAATTAAGGATATGTTTCATTTATTCTTCGTTGCTCAAATATTTAATAACCCAAATACATGTCCAATTCTGTATCCTTGAACCGTGATCCTGACTGTTCAATGTGTACATATCATTGAAAGTGTCGGAATTAGTGTTCAAAGCTGCAGATCGTTTACTTCCCTCTTCCAATTAATTAGAGGTGGGCAAACAATATCACGTCACTGTATCTGAACAGATTTCCACAACAATTAAAGGTATAATTGGAGTGTCCCT
Protein-coding sequences here:
- the LOC122077510 gene encoding protein argonaute 7 isoform X2, which translates into the protein MEETEDSKSSKTCSSEPWSCRGRTQPHQRRHPLPLLPHSFHNVFGYHDHRFQKSPALLPLPPPIHLQLPVISPPIQTQKFRSKTHMQHTAWKQKKPTRTSSADTQVSASTVSQVEEGLQQKQSMPTRGEDKRGETAQQALVAPKRPDSGGIEGSLIPLLANHFLVQFDSSQKIFHYDVEISPQPSKEVARMIKQKFVQDHSAAFSNVQTAFDGRKNLYSPVEFQNDKLEFYISLPIPMAKSIWPSQGTSDRTENHHELKLFRVNIRLVSKLDGRELSCYLNKEGDDWAPLPQEYLHSLDIVLRQGPIEKCIPVGRSLYSSSMGGSKDIGGGAVGLRGFFQSLRPTQQGLALNVDFSVTAFHESIGIIQYLQKRLESLKDLSQRKTRGLVGEEKKDVEKALKNIRVFVCHRETNQRYRVHSLTNEATENLWFKDRGGKDLRLVDYFKDYYNLDIQFRNLPCLQISRSKPCYLPMELCVVCEGQKYLGKLSDDQTARILKMGCQRPKERKAIIDGVMGGTFGPTSSEHGREFKLHVSREMTRLNGRVLQPPKLKLGDSGNVTNLVPSRHDRQWNLLDSHVFEGTRIERWALISFGGTPDQRSNIPRFIDQLSQRCEQLGIFLNKNTLIRPQFEPIQVLNNVALLESKLKKIHRASSRNLQLLICVMERKHKGYADLKRIAETGVGVVTQCCLYPNLAKLGSQFLANLALKINAKIGGCTVALYNSLPSQVPRLFEDDDPAIFMGADVTHPHPLDDSSPSIAAVVGTMNWPAANKYISRMRSQTHRQEIIEDLGDMVAELLEDFYQEVNNKLPKRIIFFRDGVSETQFYKVLQEELKAIRVACSRFPSYKPSITFMVVQKRHHTRLFPYKSDPSLTGGNVLDENIPPGTVVDTIVTHPREFDFYLCSHWGVKGTSRPTHYHVLWDENKFTSDELQKLVHNLCYTFVRCTKPVSLVPPAYYAHLAAYRGRLYLERSDLPLFARTTAALSRSAPPKATPLPKLNDNLRKLMFYC
- the LOC122077510 gene encoding protein argonaute 7 isoform X1, with the protein product MEETEDSKSSKTCSSEPWSCRGRTQPHQRRHPLPLLPHSFHNVFGYHDHRFQKSPALLPLPPPIHLQLPVISPPIQTQKFRSKTHMQHTAWKQKKPTRTSSADTQVSASTVSQAVEEGLQQKQSMPTRGEDKRGETAQQALVAPKRPDSGGIEGSLIPLLANHFLVQFDSSQKIFHYDVEISPQPSKEVARMIKQKFVQDHSAAFSNVQTAFDGRKNLYSPVEFQNDKLEFYISLPIPMAKSIWPSQGTSDRTENHHELKLFRVNIRLVSKLDGRELSCYLNKEGDDWAPLPQEYLHSLDIVLRQGPIEKCIPVGRSLYSSSMGGSKDIGGGAVGLRGFFQSLRPTQQGLALNVDFSVTAFHESIGIIQYLQKRLESLKDLSQRKTRGLVGEEKKDVEKALKNIRVFVCHRETNQRYRVHSLTNEATENLWFKDRGGKDLRLVDYFKDYYNLDIQFRNLPCLQISRSKPCYLPMELCVVCEGQKYLGKLSDDQTARILKMGCQRPKERKAIIDGVMGGTFGPTSSEHGREFKLHVSREMTRLNGRVLQPPKLKLGDSGNVTNLVPSRHDRQWNLLDSHVFEGTRIERWALISFGGTPDQRSNIPRFIDQLSQRCEQLGIFLNKNTLIRPQFEPIQVLNNVALLESKLKKIHRASSRNLQLLICVMERKHKGYADLKRIAETGVGVVTQCCLYPNLAKLGSQFLANLALKINAKIGGCTVALYNSLPSQVPRLFEDDDPAIFMGADVTHPHPLDDSSPSIAAVVGTMNWPAANKYISRMRSQTHRQEIIEDLGDMVAELLEDFYQEVNNKLPKRIIFFRDGVSETQFYKVLQEELKAIRVACSRFPSYKPSITFMVVQKRHHTRLFPYKSDPSLTGGNVLDENIPPGTVVDTIVTHPREFDFYLCSHWGVKGTSRPTHYHVLWDENKFTSDELQKLVHNLCYTFVRCTKPVSLVPPAYYAHLAAYRGRLYLERSDLPLFARTTAALSRSAPPKATPLPKLNDNLRKLMFYC
- the LOC122077510 gene encoding protein argonaute 7 isoform X3, with product MEETEDSKSSKTCSSEPWSCRGRTQPHQRRHPLPLLPHSFHNVFGYHDHRFQKSPALLPLPPPIHLQLPVISPPIQTQKFRSKTHMQHTAWKQKKPTRTSSADTQVSASTVSQAVEEGLQQKQSMPTRGEDKRGETAQQALVAPKRPDSGGIEGSLIPLLANHFLVQFDSSQKIFHYDVEISPQPSKEVARMIKQKFVQDHSAAFSNVQTAFDGRKNLYSPVEFQNDKLEFYISLPIPMAKSIWPSQGTSDRTENHHELKLFRVNIRLVSKLDGRELSCYLNKEGDDWAPLPQEYLHSLDIVLRQGPIEKCIPVGRSLYSSSMGGSKDIGGGAVGLRGFFQSLRPTQQGLALNVDFSVTAFHESIGIIQYLQKRLESLKDLSQRKTRGLVGEEKKDVEKALKNIRVFVCHRETNQRYRVHSLTNEATENLWFKDRGGKDLRLVDYFKDYYNLDIQFRNLPCLQISRSKPCYLPMELCVVCEGQKYLGKLSDDQTARILKMGCQRPKERKAIIDGVMGGTFGPTSEHGREFKLHVSREMTRLNGRVLQPPKLKLGDSGNVTNLVPSRHDRQWNLLDSHVFEGTRIERWALISFGGTPDQRSNIPRFIDQLSQRCEQLGIFLNKNTLIRPQFEPIQVLNNVALLESKLKKIHRASSRNLQLLICVMERKHKGYADLKRIAETGVGVVTQCCLYPNLAKLGSQFLANLALKINAKIGGCTVALYNSLPSQVPRLFEDDDPAIFMGADVTHPHPLDDSSPSIAAVVGTMNWPAANKYISRMRSQTHRQEIIEDLGDMVAELLEDFYQEVNNKLPKRIIFFRDGVSETQFYKVLQEELKAIRVACSRFPSYKPSITFMVVQKRHHTRLFPYKSDPSLTGGNVLDENIPPGTVVDTIVTHPREFDFYLCSHWGVKGTSRPTHYHVLWDENKFTSDELQKLVHNLCYTFVRCTKPVSLVPPAYYAHLAAYRGRLYLERSDLPLFARTTAALSRSAPPKATPLPKLNDNLRKLMFYC